A DNA window from Calliphora vicina chromosome 1, idCalVici1.1, whole genome shotgun sequence contains the following coding sequences:
- the LOC135960975 gene encoding multiple coagulation factor deficiency protein 2 homolog yields MMCKMLNVVNFIICVATFSQTIASSLAIKRGPHHPRSEQSKTRKVDQHLTHEEHHIEDDLKEMGISANLDEMSEEEKNFYYFKVHDSDNNNALDGLEMLQAAIHQDENFKKLDRDNYIQNANEELDHIIAVIDEFLQLADANKDGLLHYPEYVKAVTGVAEEETPLNNV; encoded by the exons atgatgtgtaaaatgttaaatgtagttaattttataatatgtgtTGCAACTTTTAGTCAAACAATTGCTTCGAGTCTAGCTATAAAACGGGGTCCACATCATCCGCGAAGTGAACAATCAAAGACTCGAAAAGTTGACCAGCATTTAACTCATGAAGAACA TCACATCGAGGATGATTTAAAAGAAATGGGAATCAGTGCAAATTTGGATGAGATGTCGGAAgaggaaaaaaacttttattatttcaag GTACACGACAGTGACAATAACAATGCATTAGATGGCTTAGAAATGCTACAAGCTGCAATACATCaagatgaaaattttaaaaaactcgaTCGTGACAATTACATTCAAAAcgccaatgaagaacttgatCATATCATAG CGGTTATAGATGAATTTCTTCAACTTGCTGACGCTAACAAGGACGGACTGCTACATTATCCAGAATATGTGAAAGCTGTGACTGGTGTCGCGGAAGAAGAAACACCATTAAATAAcgtgtaa
- the LOC135960944 gene encoding piercer of microtubule wall 1 protein yields MCEHICNSLETFNPEVEFQKFLKRKPIIQTKQLYDHLKAREKINCPYNFKGYGVEKVDNTMYRTYNSEYGYYAPNALTIPSRYYPLSQTFSNELHRCGMYRNFSLNTHIDRTYY; encoded by the exons ATGTGCGAACATATTTGTAATTCCCTGGAAACCTTTAATCCCGAAGTtgaatttcaaaagtttttaaagcgCAAGCCAATTattcaaacgaagcaattgtaTGATCATTTGAAAGCGCGAGAGAAAATCAATTGTCCAT ATAATTTCAAAGGTTATGGGGTGGAGAAAGTTGACAATACAATGTACAGAACATATAATTCGGAATATGGATACTACGCTCCAAACGCCTTGACAATACCCTCACGTTATTATCCTCTTTCGCAGACGTTTTCAAATGAACTTCATCGTTGTGGCATGTATCGGAATTTTTCTCTAAATACTCATATAGATCGAACATACTATTAG
- the LOC135960987 gene encoding uncharacterized protein LOC135960987, producing MSQSFLICILLCCTLHIASCAVIEDRSPDSNELEESRPLKWLKGAQDVFTSPTGHVVVQVAKELINRSAGNSQVLSLNLTNLLIILLLKVLIFSAGLLGAGHWSNYGYARSRDNGFSFFLNDGEAYLITGFLAAQSGFDDCLYAAACAAPNVAYEYAKAAKALMDSISKYDGVEFTNTRYIELIILVEEAAHNGYRGIPCNTTITCDGLF from the exons ATGTCTCAGTCTTTTTTGATTTGTATACTTCTATGCTGTACTCTACACATTGCTAGTTGTGCAGTTATTGAGGACCGTAGTCCAGATTCAAACGAACTTGAGGAGTCTAGGCCTCTGAAGTGGCTAAAAGGAGCCCAGGATGTGTTTACTAGCCCCACGGGTCATGTTGTTGTCCAAGTCGCAAAAGAACTAATAAATCGATCGGCCGGAAATAGCCAG GTTTTAAGTCTTAATTTGACGAATTTGTTGATTATACTACTTCTTAAAGTTCTAATATTTTCTGCCGGTTTGCTGGGAGCTGGTCATTGGAGCAATTATGGCTATGCTCGTTCAAGAGATAATG gattttcATTTTTCCTTAATGATGGCGAAGCCTACTTAATTACCGGATTCTTAGCGGCGCAAAGTGGTTTTGATGATTGTTTGTATGCAGCAGCATGTGCAGCGCCTAATGTGGCTTATGAATATGCAAAAGCCGCTAAAGCTTTAATGGACAGTATATCAAAATATGATGG agtTGAATTTACAAACACACGATATATAGAGTTAATCATTCTGGTTGAAGAAGCAGCTCACAATGGATATCGCGGAATTCCCTGTAACACAACGATAACATGCGatggtttattttaa
- the LOC135948766 gene encoding solute carrier family 25 member 44, whose amino-acid sequence MNRTAITVASGVTSGSSNTLDAPYIRTIEWDMMDKTKFFPLSMLSSFSVRCCLFPLTVIKTQLQVQHRSDVYKGMFDCAYKIYRSEGIPGLYRGFWISSVQIVSGVFYISTYEGVRHLLTDMGAGHQVKALIGGGCASLVGQTIIVPFDVISQHAMVLGMAHHAGAKGDINPLGIQTGPGRSRLNISLDIAKEILRRDGFRGFYRGYTASLMAYVPNSAMWWAFYHLYQDELCRVCPPWFSHLLIQCIAGSLGGFTTTILTNPLDIVRARLQVHRLESMKIAFQQLWREEKLNCFFKGLSARLVQSAAFSFSIILGYETIKRIAVDEQYKHQIRW is encoded by the exons atgaaCCGCACAGCTATTACTGTTGCATCCGGTGTTACCAGCGGTTCCAGCAACACCTTAGATGCACCATACATACGAACAATCGAATGGGACATGATGgacaaaacaaaattctttccatTGTCGATGTTAAGTTCGTTTTCAGTACGTTGTTGTCTGTTTCCCTTAACAGTGATAAAAACCCAACTGCAAGTCCAGCACAGAAGTGATGTATACAAAGGAATGTTTGACTGTGCCTACAAGATTTATCGCTCCGAAGGAATTCCAGGTTTATATAGAGGGTTTTGGATATCGTCGGTGCAAATAGTGTCTGGAGTATTTTATATAAGCACATATGAAGGAGTACGCCATCTACTAACCGATATGGGTGCTGGTCACCAAGTAAAAGCTCTTATAGGTGGAGGCTGTGCTTCGCTAGTTGGTCAGACAATTATAGTTCCTTTCGATGTTATATCACAACATGCAATGGTACTAGGGATGGCTCATCATGCTGGCGCCAAAGGTGATATAAATCCTCTCGGAATTCAAACAGGACCAGGCAGAAGCCGTCTAAACATTTCGCTTGACATAGCAAAGGAGATTTTGCGAAGAGATGGCTTTCGAGGTTTTTATCGCGGCTACACCGCCAGTCTTATGGCCTATGTTCCAAATTCTGCAATGTGGTGGGCATTTTATCATCTATACCAAg ATGAACTTTGTCGAGTTTGTCCACCATGGTTTTCTCATTTGCTTATACAATGCATTGCTGGAAGTTTGGGAGGATTTACAACTACGATACTTACCAATCCTTTGGACATTGTTAGAGCCAGACTACAG gtCCATCGACTTGAGAGTATGAAAATAGCTTTTCAACAACTGTGGCGGGAGGAGAAACTTAACTGTTTCTTTAAAGGATTATCGGCGCGTTTGGTACAATCGGCTGCCTTCtcatttagtataattttaGGTTATGAAACTATTAAGCGTATAGCAGTGGATGAACAATATAAACATCAAATACGCTGGTAA
- the LOC135948767 gene encoding cytoplasmic aconitate hydratase-like, whose product MSGLNPFAQFQKSFSKDGAEYKYFDLGSINSKYDQLPYSIRVLLESAVRNCDNFHVLEKDVQSILAWTPDLKQGQNDVEVSFKPARVILQDFTGVPAVVDFAAMRDAVLELKGNPEKINPICPADLVIDHSVQVDFARTSDALSKNQNLEFERNKERFTFLKWGARAFNNMLIVPPGSGIVHQVNLEYLARVVFEADTEDGSKMLYPDSVVGTDSHTTMINGLGVLGWGVGGIEAEAVMLGQSISMLLPEVIGYKLVGKLGPLVTSTDLVLTITKHLRQLGVVGKFVEFYGAGVAELSIADRATISNMCPEYGATVGYFPIDENTLNYMKQTNRSEKKIEIIRQYLQATGQLRNYIDESQDPKFTQTITLDLATVVTSVSGPKRPHDRVSVSDMKQDFQSCLVNPVGFKGFAIPNDAMQASGQFQWDDGKNYNIRHGSVVIAAITSCTNTSNPSVMLGAGMLAKKAVEKGLSIMPYIKTSLSPGSGVVTYYLKESGVIPYLEQLGFNIVGYGCMTCIGNSGPLDDNVVNTIEKNGLVCCGVLSGNRNFEGRIHPNTRANYLASPLLVIAYAIAGRVDIDFETEPLGVDGNGQKVFLRDIWPSRTEIQEVENKHVIPAMFQEVYSKIELGSEDWQTLQVSDGKLYPWNKESTYIKRPPFFEGMTHELNNISSIQKARCLLFLGDSVTTDHISPAGSIARNSPAARYLSERGLTPKDFNSYGSRRGNDAIMARGTFANIRLVNKLITKTGPRTIHIPSQEEMDIFDCAERYREEGTPLVLVVGKDYGSGSSRDWAAKGPFLLGIKAVIAESYERIHRSNLVGMGIIPLQFLPGQNAETLNLNGREQYSISIPEQGLKPGQKVQVEADGNVFETILRFDTEVDITYFKNGGILNYMIRKMLN is encoded by the exons ATGTCTG GTTTAAATCCTTTTGCGCAGTTCCAAAAGTCTTTCAGCAAGGATGGAGCTGAGTATAAGTATTTTGATTTGGGATCAATTAACTCTAAATATG ATCAATTACCATATTCCATAAGAGTTCTATTGGAATCAGCCGTGCGTAATTGCGACAACTTCCATGTGCTAGAAAAAGACGTGCAGAGTATTTTGGCTTGGACTCCAGATTTGAAACAGGGACAAAACGATGTTGAAGTATCATTCAAACCAGCTCGTGTAATTCTTCAG GATTTTACTGGTGTTCCCGCTGTTGTTGATTTTGCAGCTATGCGTGATGCTGTGTTGGAATTAAAAGGAAACCCTGAAAAAATTAATCCAATCTGTCCCGCCGATCTGGTCATAGACCACTCTGTTCAAGTCGATTTTGCTAGAACATCAGATGCTTTGTCAAAGAACCAAAATTTAGAATTTGAACGCAATAAGGAACGTTTTACGTTTTTGAAG TGGGGAGCCCGTGCCTTTAACAACATGTTGATCGTGCCACCTGGTTCTGGTATTGTCCATCAAGTTAATTTGGAATATTTGGCTCGTGTTGTTTTCGAAGCTGATACTGAAGATGGCTCTAAAATGCTGTACCCTGACAGTGTTGTTGGAACCGATTCCCATACTACAATGATTAATGGTTTGGGAGTACTTGGTTGGGGTGTTGgag GTATTGAAGCGGAAGCTGTTATGTTGGGCCAGTCAATTTCTATGCTTTTACCTGaagtaattggatacaaattgGTTGGAAAGTTGGGACCTCTTGTAACGTCCACCGACTTGGTTCTGACCATAACAAAACATTTGCGTCAACTGGGTGTAGTTGGAAAATTTGTTGAGTTCTATGGTGCTGGCGTAGCTGAGCTCAGCATTGCTGATCGTGCTACCATAAGTAACATGTGTCCGGAATATGGCGCCACTGTTGGTTATTTCCCAATAGACGAAAATACTTTGAACTACATGAAACAAACaa ATCGTTctgaaaagaaaattgaaattataagaCAATATTTGCAAGCCACAGGCCAGTTACGCAATTACATCGATGAATCTCAGGATCCTAAGTTTACACAAACAATTACATTGGATTTGGCTACTGTTGTTACTTCGGTGTCTGGACCCAAACGTCCACATGATCGTGTATCCGTTTCCGATATGAAACAGGATTTCCAATCCTGTTTAGTGAATCCA GTTGGCTTCAAGGGTTTCGCAATTCCAAACGATGCTATGCAAGCTTCTGGACAATTTCAGTGGGATGATGGCAAGAATTACAACATTagacatggctcagtggttatAGCTGCTATCACTAGCTGCACCAATACATCAAATCCATCAGTGATGTTGGGAGCAGGCATGTTGGCTAAGAAGGCTGTTGAGAAAGGTTTGAGTATTATGCCCTATATAAAGACATCGTTGTCACCTGGTTCTGGTGTTGTGACATACTATCTAAAGGAGTCTGGTGTAATTCCATACTTGGAGCAGTTGGGTTTCAATATTGTTGGCTACGGTTGTATGACATGTATTGGAAATTCGGGCCCACTAGATGACAATGTCGTTAACACTATTGAAAAGAATGGCTTAGTATGCTGCGGTGTCTTGTCGGGCAATAGAAACTTCGAAGGACGTATTCACCCCAATACTCGTGCCAATTACTTGGCAAGTCCTTTGTTGGTTATTGCTTATGCAATTGCTGGCCGCGTTGATATTGACTTCGAAACAGAACCTTTAGGTGTCGATGGAAATGGACAAAAGGTATTTTTGCGCGATATTTGGCCATCACGTACAGAAATTCAAGAGGTTGAAAACAAACATGTCATACCTGCCATGTTCCAAGAAGTATACA GTAAAATTGAATTGGGTTCAGAAGATTGGCAAACTTTGCAAGTTTCTGATGGCAAATTATATCCATGGAACAAGGAATCTACTTACATCAAACGTCCACCATTCTTTGAGGGAATGACACATGAATTGAATAACATTAGCAGCATCCAGAAGGCTCGTTGCTTATTGTTTTTGGGTGACTCAGTTACAACAGATCATATATCTCCAGCTGGCTCGATTGCTCGCAACTCTCCTGCTGCCCGATATCTTTCAGAACGCGGTCTAACTCCAAAAGATTTCAACTCGTATGGTTCTCGACGTGGCAACGATGCCATTATGGCTCGCGGTACATTTGCCAACATCCGTTTAGTCAACAAATTGATCACCAAAACCGGACCGCGCACCATCCACATTCCAAGTCAAGAAGAAATGGACATTTTCGACTGTGCTGAGAG ATATCGCGAAGAGGGTACACCTCTGGTGCTAGTTGTCGGCAAAGATTATGGCAGTGGTTCCAGTCGTGATTGGGCTGCAAAGGGTCCTTTCCTATTAGGCATCAAAGCTGTGATCGCCGAATCCTATGAACGTATTCATCGTTCTAATTTGGTAGGTATGGGCATAATACCCTTGCAATTTTTGCCTGGCCAAAATGCTGAAACACTCAACTTGAATGGACGAGAGCAATATAGCATTAGCATCCCAGAGCAAGGACTTAAACCCGGTCAAAAGGTTCAAGTAGAG GCCGATGGCAACGTTTTTGAGACCATTTTACGTTTTGACACTGAAGTCGATATCACCTATTTCAAAAATGGTGGTATTTTGAACTACATGATTCGCAAAATGTTGAActaa